Proteins found in one Pseudopipra pipra isolate bDixPip1 chromosome 19, bDixPip1.hap1, whole genome shotgun sequence genomic segment:
- the MRPL27 gene encoding large ribosomal subunit protein bL27m translates to MAALGRLFLTTPQTSLVAVRWASKKTGGSSKNLGGRSPGKRYGFKKVEGAFVHAGNILATQRLIRWHPGAQVGMGRNNTLYALEDGIVRYTKEVYVPRPRKSESRDVICRLPKGAILYKTFISVIPNTEVGSFKLVTML, encoded by the exons ATGGCGGCGCTGGGGAGGCTCT TTCTAACCACTCCCCAGACAAGCCTGGTTGCTGTCAGATGGGCTTCTAAGAAAACGGGGGGCAGCTCCAAAAACTTGGGTGGCCGCAGCCCTGGGAAACGCTACGGATTCAAAAAAGTAGAAG GTGCCTTTGTCCATGCAGGCAACATTTTGGCTACGCAGCGGTTGATCCGCTGGCATCCCGGCGCTCAG GTGGGGATGGGCCGTAACAACACACTCTACGCGCTGGAGGACGGGATTGTGAGATACACCAAGGAGGTCTATGTGCCCCGGCCCCGCAAGAGCGAGAGCAGGGATGTGATCTGCCGCCTGCCCAAAGGAGCAATCCTTTATAAAACCTTTATCAGTGTCATCCCCAACACAGAGGTAGGAAGCTTCAAACTGGTCACCATGCTGTGA